Proteins from a single region of Thiomicrorhabdus sp. Kp2:
- a CDS encoding delta-class carbonic anhydrase: MNTKIIAVVSATLLLQACATTSNHHEHHGPVADEVVAEQRAALAKNTDGKGFGPQSPRDIDSATGSNTIKFNAAPAYTNMNLCNIHFHKNAEHKGGEFTQYAGNGDGHGYLSGYAYSGKLSESETKQVHSDICPSAHGSLHPGDTIEVHYVHSTAKVNPGPTLGSCLSDSIKNPQLRVEAQVYVLVNDKNALDFNELTKHGIKNGVQQALNIPSNTGDPVNYAGSTTGPGYNEKGSPFQVTWSVRPKVAKVNIESVAQWCKGNVFKEDHAHGVRNLVINPELLSKIQ; encoded by the coding sequence TTGAATACAAAAATTATTGCCGTTGTATCGGCAACTCTACTTTTACAAGCTTGTGCGACAACATCAAATCATCATGAACATCACGGTCCTGTGGCTGATGAAGTGGTTGCTGAGCAGCGTGCAGCCTTAGCTAAAAACACAGATGGTAAAGGTTTTGGTCCTCAATCGCCAAGAGACATTGATTCAGCAACAGGTAGCAATACAATTAAATTCAATGCCGCGCCAGCTTACACCAATATGAACTTATGTAATATTCACTTTCACAAAAATGCTGAGCATAAAGGGGGTGAATTTACTCAATATGCAGGTAATGGTGATGGTCATGGTTATCTAAGCGGTTACGCCTATTCTGGTAAGTTATCTGAAAGCGAAACGAAACAGGTACATTCTGATATTTGCCCTAGTGCTCACGGAAGCCTACACCCTGGTGACACGATTGAAGTGCACTATGTTCACTCAACCGCGAAGGTAAACCCTGGCCCAACATTAGGCTCTTGCTTAAGTGATTCAATTAAAAATCCTCAGTTACGTGTAGAAGCGCAAGTGTATGTTTTAGTGAACGATAAGAATGCGTTAGACTTCAATGAGTTGACTAAACATGGTATAAAAAACGGTGTTCAGCAGGCGTTAAATATTCCATCAAACACTGGTGACCCTGTTAACTATGCTGGCTCAACGACAGGCCCTGGTTACAATGAAAAAGGCTCTCCTTTCCAAGTAACTTGGAGTGTACGTCCTAAGGTAGCTAAGGTTAATATTGAAAGTGTTGCACAATGGTGTAAAGGCAATGTCTTTAAAGAAGACCATGCACACGGGGTAAGAAACTTAGTGATTAACCCAGAATTACTTTCTAAAATTCAATAA
- a CDS encoding mechanosensitive ion channel family protein yields MQELLDSLNIDQYLPVLLEGTTNVLFAIAILVIGLFIANKAKNLISNTSNKYQNLDDTLFRFLGNVAKYIILAFVVIAVLNRFGIQTASIIALLGAAGLAVGLALQGTLTNLAAGVMLLMFRPYKVGDFVDVAGQFGNVTEIDLFTTILQTFDNQQIIIPNSQIWGSQIVNHSHHDIRGVDMTFGVAYKENTDEVRKVINSVLESHPAILKTPAPFVEVSTLNDSSVDFIVRPFCKGEDYFNVLFSVPEQIKKALDAANIEIPFPHRKVIMVKEGDE; encoded by the coding sequence ATGCAAGAGTTATTAGACAGTCTAAACATAGATCAATATCTACCCGTTCTATTAGAAGGAACAACCAATGTGTTGTTTGCGATTGCTATTTTGGTGATAGGCTTGTTTATTGCAAACAAAGCTAAAAACCTGATTAGCAATACCAGCAATAAATACCAAAATCTTGATGATACTTTGTTTAGGTTTTTAGGAAATGTTGCCAAATACATTATTTTAGCGTTTGTTGTGATTGCGGTTCTAAACCGCTTTGGTATCCAAACAGCTTCTATTATTGCCTTATTGGGTGCTGCTGGTTTGGCCGTGGGGTTAGCTTTACAAGGTACCTTAACCAACTTAGCTGCAGGCGTAATGTTATTGATGTTTAGACCTTATAAGGTTGGAGATTTTGTGGATGTAGCAGGCCAATTTGGTAATGTAACTGAAATTGATCTGTTTACAACGATTTTGCAAACGTTTGATAATCAACAAATCATTATTCCAAATAGCCAAATTTGGGGTAGCCAGATTGTGAACCATTCACATCATGATATTCGAGGTGTGGATATGACTTTTGGTGTGGCTTATAAAGAGAATACCGATGAAGTTCGTAAAGTGATTAACAGTGTATTAGAGAGTCATCCTGCCATTCTTAAAACACCTGCACCTTTTGTAGAAGTATCTACTTTAAATGACAGCTCGGTTGATTTTATTGTGCGTCCTTTCTGTAAAGGAGAAGACTACTTTAATGTGCTGTTTTCAGTACCAGAACAAATTAAAAAAGCGCTAGATGCAGCCAATATTGAGATTCCATTCCCGCACCGTAAAGTTATTATGGTTAAAGAGGGTGATGAATAA
- a CDS encoding dUTP diphosphatase has translation MIIENAINEMLTMQNSLNEMTNGADWRSGQTALGKTIDWRRCIVMETAELVDSYPWKHWKAVDAKTDMENVRVELVDIWHFLLSLALENLDSEEAFNALNSAFIQTQNAQFIHNDLSVIEQVKVHEEMMRIALEAVEITSKYLSRLAVAFFDSCKVAELNFEALYQIYMAKNVLNKFRQDHGYKEGTYIKEWNGKEDNVVMFEVIAEMAVFSGDELYMALKENYTQLK, from the coding sequence ATGATAATTGAAAATGCAATCAATGAAATGCTTACTATGCAGAATAGCTTAAACGAAATGACGAATGGCGCAGATTGGCGTTCTGGTCAGACAGCATTAGGTAAAACCATTGATTGGCGTCGTTGTATTGTGATGGAGACGGCGGAGCTGGTTGATAGCTATCCATGGAAACATTGGAAAGCGGTGGACGCTAAAACGGATATGGAAAATGTGCGTGTTGAATTAGTGGATATTTGGCATTTTCTCCTTAGTTTAGCACTTGAAAACCTCGATTCAGAAGAAGCTTTTAATGCGTTAAATTCGGCATTCATACAGACTCAAAACGCTCAGTTTATTCATAATGATTTATCTGTTATTGAACAGGTAAAAGTCCATGAAGAGATGATGCGTATTGCTCTAGAAGCTGTAGAAATCACCTCCAAATATCTTTCTCGTTTGGCGGTCGCATTTTTTGATTCTTGTAAAGTCGCAGAATTAAACTTTGAAGCTTTGTATCAAATCTATATGGCAAAAAACGTCTTAAATAAATTCAGACAAGATCACGGTTATAAAGAGGGCACTTATATCAAAGAGTGGAATGGGAAAGAAGATAACGTGGTGATGTTTGAAGTCATTGCTGAAATGGCTGTGTTTTCTGGCGACGAGTTATATATGGCTCTTAAAGAAAATTACACTCAGCTTAAATAA
- a CDS encoding DUF938 domain-containing protein, with translation MTLNALQTKPFATSSEENKQVILEAIQPLLKEQKTVLEIASGTGQHAVFFAEQMPHLIWQTSDLAGSHSGICQWIHDAQLNNVLAPIELNVSESAWPQTDYDVIYSANSFHIMNKQNVGDFFSHISSVLKSPGLVIIYGPFNYNGKFTSDSNARFNDWLTSNNPKSGIKDFEWCNKLAKQAGLVLLKDIEMPQNNRILVWQKQ, from the coding sequence ATGACACTTAATGCGCTTCAAACCAAACCTTTTGCCACATCGAGCGAAGAAAACAAACAGGTCATTCTTGAGGCGATTCAACCTTTACTTAAAGAGCAAAAAACCGTATTAGAAATTGCCAGTGGCACAGGTCAACATGCGGTATTTTTTGCAGAACAGATGCCACACCTAATTTGGCAAACTTCTGACTTGGCAGGTTCTCATTCAGGTATTTGTCAATGGATTCATGACGCTCAACTGAACAATGTACTTGCTCCGATTGAGTTAAATGTATCTGAAAGTGCTTGGCCACAAACCGACTATGATGTCATTTATAGCGCAAACAGCTTTCATATTATGAATAAACAGAATGTCGGTGATTTTTTTAGTCATATTAGCTCTGTTTTAAAGTCACCAGGCCTGGTAATCATCTATGGGCCATTTAATTACAATGGTAAATTTACCAGTGACAGTAATGCACGTTTTAACGATTGGTTAACATCCAATAACCCCAAAAGCGGCATTAAAGACTTTGAATGGTGTAATAAACTGGCTAAACAAGCAGGCCTGGTGCTTTTAAAAGACATTGAAATGCCACAAAACAATCGAATATTAGTGTGGCAAAAACAGTAA
- a CDS encoding MBL fold metallo-hydrolase: protein MQISHTFQLQVIGSGAGASSVYDGLTSSSFMLLKNNQPFCLVDLGLGVGNKVVQMFGGFPKNIIITHNHSDHAGDLPVVLRVELAQNNKINVIAAEQVAERLKQHRIAEHLQQMSANELAHWVGVKPQQRVVLEHGLSLEFYPGVHSELSFGFSLFDEGGKMRLSYTADSQFNQPLYKKLAEAERFILDARPKKNAWHASFAEVKAWLKPNAYILGHGLSAQQIQEHEKEYAGLPLLIANQKIEF from the coding sequence TTGCAAATATCTCATACATTTCAGTTACAAGTGATTGGTAGCGGAGCGGGTGCTTCTTCGGTTTATGATGGCTTGACCAGTAGTAGTTTTATGCTGTTAAAAAATAACCAGCCCTTTTGCCTGGTTGATTTAGGTTTAGGTGTGGGCAATAAGGTGGTTCAGATGTTTGGTGGTTTTCCTAAAAATATCATTATTACCCACAATCATTCAGACCATGCGGGGGATTTACCTGTGGTATTACGGGTTGAACTGGCTCAGAACAATAAAATCAATGTGATTGCCGCAGAGCAGGTTGCTGAACGATTAAAACAGCACCGCATTGCTGAACACCTTCAACAAATGAGTGCAAATGAGTTAGCTCACTGGGTTGGCGTTAAACCACAGCAAAGAGTCGTTCTTGAACATGGGCTAAGCCTTGAGTTCTACCCAGGGGTTCACTCTGAGTTGAGTTTTGGTTTTTCCCTTTTTGATGAAGGCGGCAAAATGCGTTTGAGTTACACGGCGGATAGTCAATTTAATCAGCCTCTTTATAAAAAGCTAGCAGAAGCGGAGCGGTTTATTTTAGATGCACGACCTAAAAAAAATGCCTGGCACGCCAGTTTTGCTGAAGTGAAAGCTTGGCTAAAACCCAATGCTTATATTTTAGGACACGGTCTATCTGCACAACAAATACAAGAACATGAAAAAGAGTACGCTGGTTTACCGTTGTTAATCGCAAACCAGAAAATCGAGTTTTAA
- a CDS encoding alkene reductase, translating to MPTKSANHFPHLFTPLQLGAIEIPNRIIMAPLTRARASEGHLANELMAEHYAQRASGGLLIAEATMAMEGCSAFWKEPGIYSQTQIEGWKKVTDAVHAKGGRIFLQVWHGGRACHPALNNGTEAVAPSAIAIEDEVHTPEGKLPYSVPKALTLEEIPAIIEGFKQAAINAKNAGFDGVEVHGANGYLLDQFLRDGSNKRTDEYGGTLENRARLLFEVLDATIEVWGADRVGLRISPVNSYNSMRDSDPVALTEWLCTKLNDYNLAYLHIMRSDFFGVQKEDVLSVAVANYQGNLIGNMGYDATEAEAAIANGDLAAVAFGVSFLANPDLPERIQAGTKLNEANPDLFYTSGAEGYTDYPYMNP from the coding sequence ATGCCAACAAAATCAGCAAATCATTTCCCACATTTATTTACGCCATTACAGCTGGGGGCGATTGAGATACCAAATCGCATTATTATGGCACCGCTTACCCGTGCTAGAGCGAGTGAAGGCCACCTGGCCAATGAGTTAATGGCTGAACATTATGCACAACGTGCAAGCGGAGGTTTGCTTATTGCAGAAGCGACTATGGCAATGGAAGGTTGTAGTGCCTTCTGGAAAGAGCCTGGTATCTATTCGCAAACCCAAATAGAAGGCTGGAAAAAAGTGACCGATGCGGTTCACGCCAAAGGCGGTCGTATCTTCTTACAAGTTTGGCATGGCGGACGAGCGTGCCACCCTGCTCTTAACAATGGTACAGAGGCCGTTGCTCCTAGTGCGATTGCCATTGAAGATGAAGTACACACTCCAGAGGGAAAACTGCCATACAGTGTTCCTAAAGCCCTCACCTTGGAAGAGATTCCTGCCATTATTGAAGGCTTTAAGCAAGCAGCAATCAATGCCAAAAACGCTGGTTTTGATGGCGTAGAAGTGCATGGGGCGAATGGTTACCTTCTTGACCAGTTTCTACGTGATGGCAGTAATAAACGTACCGATGAGTATGGCGGTACTTTAGAAAATCGTGCGCGTTTATTATTTGAAGTACTTGACGCAACCATTGAGGTTTGGGGCGCAGACAGAGTAGGTTTAAGAATTTCACCTGTTAACAGCTATAACAGTATGCGAGATAGTGACCCAGTTGCCTTAACAGAATGGTTATGTACAAAATTGAATGACTACAATTTAGCCTATCTACACATTATGCGCAGTGATTTCTTTGGTGTGCAAAAAGAGGATGTACTTTCTGTTGCGGTTGCCAACTATCAAGGTAATTTAATTGGCAATATGGGATATGACGCAACAGAAGCCGAAGCCGCTATTGCCAATGGCGATTTAGCTGCTGTGGCTTTTGGCGTAAGCTTTTTAGCCAACCCAGATTTACCCGAACGTATTCAAGCAGGTACCAAATTAAATGAAGCCAATCCTGATTTGTTCTACACATCGGGTGCTGAAGGGTATACCGATTACCCCTATATGAATCCATAA
- a CDS encoding DUF4156 domain-containing protein has translation MIKKTLFTLSLSSGLFLSACSWVQPLPGAYNVALLQASDVSNCTKLGTTTSSALDSVGIYQRDTAALREDLVLIAKNEAVNMRGDTIVALSPIQNGRMEFAIYRCLNK, from the coding sequence ATGATTAAAAAAACACTCTTCACTTTAAGTCTCTCTTCTGGATTATTCTTGTCGGCTTGCAGCTGGGTTCAGCCTTTACCAGGCGCTTATAATGTGGCGCTTTTACAAGCATCTGATGTGTCGAATTGCACTAAACTGGGTACGACAACTTCATCCGCATTGGATTCAGTGGGAATTTACCAAAGAGATACCGCTGCGTTACGTGAAGATTTAGTTTTAATTGCTAAAAATGAAGCGGTTAATATGCGTGGTGATACCATTGTGGCACTGAGCCCAATTCAAAATGGCCGTATGGAATTTGCCATTTATCGTTGTTTAAATAAATAA
- a CDS encoding heme-binding protein, with translation MSLLKKKSLLSLGLLCGLAFSSSHAEDVLEEKNIGMELARDLATESILACREQGFSVSAVVVDKHGNQRVALRDDFASKFTLQIAEEKANATVMSGLKSGEFRAKRGDIRPELNHVNGVLMMVGGVPIISGGARIGAIGVSGAPGGEKDEACVMKALEKFEDRLAF, from the coding sequence ATGAGTTTACTAAAAAAGAAAAGCTTATTAAGTTTAGGTTTATTGTGCGGTTTAGCTTTTTCAAGTTCGCATGCTGAAGATGTTTTAGAAGAGAAAAATATTGGTATGGAATTGGCTCGTGATTTAGCCACAGAATCCATTTTAGCTTGTCGAGAACAAGGCTTTTCAGTCAGTGCGGTTGTGGTGGATAAACACGGCAATCAACGTGTGGCATTACGTGATGATTTTGCCTCTAAATTTACCTTACAGATTGCTGAAGAGAAAGCTAATGCAACCGTTATGTCGGGCTTAAAATCTGGTGAGTTTAGAGCGAAACGTGGTGATATTCGTCCAGAGTTAAACCATGTTAATGGTGTGTTGATGATGGTGGGTGGTGTCCCCATTATTAGTGGGGGAGCACGCATTGGGGCTATCGGCGTAAGTGGCGCGCCAGGCGGTGAAAAAGATGAGGCTTGTGTGATGAAAGCCTTAGAAAAATTTGAAGACCGATTGGCTTTCTAA
- a CDS encoding GNAT family N-acetyltransferase: MTHAKTANPPQAILEKNHYQIKIHSEISQIPAKQWNALVEANHPFIKYEFLHALEKHGCVSEKYGWIPHHIGLYNQNHQLIAALPLYEKHNNYGEFVFDQAWEQAWNSIGLPYYPKLVSTTPYTPVLGQRFLIDETLDLDQQKHVFHQLFTAATEFCEQQNMSGTHFLFTKPQHQAWLNSFSQNSEPNLYIRNDCQFHWHNQNYQKFDDFLAQLKPKKRKNIKQERQAIAKLGITFRVLNGHQATQKDWQDFDFFYQKTFIEKWSTPTLNIGFFKEIGKSLADNIVLVLADYQDECIAGALMFQSDTHLYGRHWGAAKEVKHLHFESCFYQGIEYAIKQGLQVFEPGAGGEHKIARGFSPVKMQSAHWLTVNPFEQGILNFIKQEQQMIEEYVLDCETHSPYKSKEPN, translated from the coding sequence ATGACTCACGCTAAAACCGCCAATCCTCCTCAAGCTATTTTGGAAAAAAACCACTATCAGATTAAAATTCATAGTGAGATTTCGCAAATTCCAGCAAAACAATGGAATGCGCTAGTAGAAGCCAATCACCCTTTTATCAAGTACGAATTTTTACACGCCTTAGAAAAGCATGGTTGCGTGAGTGAAAAATATGGATGGATACCACATCATATTGGCTTATATAACCAAAATCATCAGCTTATAGCGGCCCTACCTCTTTATGAAAAACACAATAATTACGGCGAATTTGTCTTTGACCAGGCCTGGGAACAAGCCTGGAACAGTATTGGCTTACCTTACTATCCAAAGTTAGTTTCAACCACTCCTTACACCCCCGTATTAGGCCAACGCTTTTTGATTGATGAAACATTAGACCTTGACCAACAAAAACACGTTTTTCATCAACTCTTTACCGCAGCCACTGAATTTTGTGAACAACAAAACATGAGTGGTACACACTTTTTATTTACCAAACCCCAACACCAGGCCTGGTTAAATTCATTTAGCCAAAATAGTGAACCCAACCTTTATATTCGGAACGATTGTCAATTTCACTGGCACAATCAAAATTACCAAAAATTTGATGATTTTTTAGCTCAACTCAAACCTAAAAAACGTAAAAACATCAAGCAAGAACGCCAAGCTATTGCTAAATTAGGTATTACTTTTAGAGTCTTAAACGGCCATCAAGCCACTCAAAAAGATTGGCAAGATTTTGATTTTTTCTATCAAAAAACCTTTATAGAAAAATGGAGTACGCCAACGTTAAATATTGGTTTTTTTAAAGAGATTGGTAAATCACTGGCCGATAATATCGTTCTAGTGCTAGCCGATTACCAAGATGAATGTATTGCGGGCGCTTTGATGTTTCAGTCTGATACACATCTATATGGCCGACACTGGGGAGCCGCTAAAGAGGTCAAACACCTGCATTTTGAAAGCTGTTTTTACCAGGGAATTGAGTATGCCATAAAGCAGGGGCTACAGGTTTTTGAACCTGGTGCAGGTGGTGAGCATAAGATTGCCCGAGGCTTTTCACCCGTGAAAATGCAATCCGCCCACTGGTTAACCGTTAACCCTTTTGAACAAGGCATTCTTAATTTTATTAAACAGGAACAACAGATGATTGAAGAGTACGTTTTAGACTGTGAAACACACTCACCTTATAAATCAAAAGAGCCCAATTAA